Genomic window (Megamonas funiformis):
AATATCCCCATACGAAAATTTTGTGTTTAGAATGCTGTGCATATTCATTCATCTCTGACCAAAGCGCTACATTTGCTCCTGTAATTACGAGAATTTGAATATCTTTTTTCAAGCGTTCTAATTGGCAAAGTGCATTTTTTACGCCACCTAAACCAAGACCGCCACCCATAATCAAAGCTACAGGTTTATCTTTTTCCAATTTGAATTTTGCCAATAAATCATCTCGATTATAATCTACACGGAAATTATATCCCACAGGTATACCTGTAACAAAAATGCGTTCTTCTAATAAACCTTGATTTACCATTTCTTTTTTCAATAAATCATTAGCAGTAAAATAAATATCAATATTTTTATATAACCAAAATTGATGTACACAGAAATCTGTCATCACTGTGATTAAAGGAATATTTATTTCTCCTGTTTGCTTCAGATAAGATGCAGCTGCACATGGAAAAGGATGTGTACAAATAACCATATCAGCTTCATATTTTTTTATAAGCTCACGCATATCTTTTTTCATAGCATGAGCAAAAACAGATTGTATAGTACTTCCTTTTGTAGAATCTGATGTAAATTTATAGAAAAATTCATACACACTTGGTGTATGGTCGAGCATCTTTAAATATATATCTTTAACTAGACTATTGAAATAGGCTGTTTCTGTTGACATAAAATCAATAACATTTATTTTATTGACAGGATATTTTCTCTTTATCGCCTCTGCAACAGCATTGGCAGCCTTATTATGACCAGACCCCATTGATGCTGTAACCACTAGAATATTTTTACCTGACATATATTTTCCCCCAGATTATCAACTTAATTCAATCATATTTTAATTTCGAATTTGTTAAATATGTATTAAAGTCTTCTTATTACTTGCAATAATTTACATTTTATCATATTCATTTTATACTGTAAAACAAATAGCTATTAATTATATGTAAAAAATAAATTAAATACTATCTATAAAAATCAAGTATAGGAGGTAATATTTATTTATGAATAAACGTTGGGAAATTCTACCCATTGATGAAAAAAAACAAATCTTATTAGAAAAGAATTTGCATATATCTTCTAGTCTAGCTGAAATTTTAACTAGAAAAAATCTTGATGAAAACTCAGCTAAATTATTTCTCAATCCCACAAAAATTCCTTAT
Coding sequences:
- a CDS encoding MGDG synthase family glycosyltransferase, which translates into the protein MSGKNILVVTASMGSGHNKAANAVAEAIKRKYPVNKINVIDFMSTETAYFNSLVKDIYLKMLDHTPSVYEFFYKFTSDSTKGSTIQSVFAHAMKKDMRELIKKYEADMVICTHPFPCAAASYLKQTGEINIPLITVMTDFCVHQFWLYKNIDIYFTANDLLKKEMVNQGLLEERIFVTGIPVGYNFRVDYNRDDLLAKFKLEKDKPVALIMGGGLGLGGVKNALCQLERLKKDIQILVITGANVALWSEMNEYAQHSKHKIFVWGYSHNIQEFMSVATFLISKPGALTISEALTRELPMILHDPIPGPEVDNAKFVSDNGAAIWVKHQDTLDAVVREVLSDATILPKLRNNAKVLKKPYASDNIADVIANMLGLD